Proteins found in one Methylobacterium sp. CB376 genomic segment:
- a CDS encoding IS110 family transposase: MDLHRTFAEVVVWEDGRLRHAGRVDMTRSGLEGFARTLQASDEVVIEATGNAMAVSHLLKPHVARVVIANPLQVKAIAHAHVKTDKIDAGVLANLYAAGYLPEVWTPDAATERLRRLVARRNQVVRHRTCLKNETHAILHAHLVPPCPHADLFSRVGRAWLERQALPDDEHAAVRRHLREFDALGEDLAVLDRAIGEATVDSPVVRRLLTVTGINVTVAAGLAAAIGDVRRFPSPQKLVSYFGLNPRVRQSGLGLAQHGRISKAGRSHARAMLVEAAWAAAKAPGPLHAFFVRVRARRGHQIAAVATARKLAVLCWHLLTKEADYLWARPALVATKVRGLELQAGLPQKKGNRRGPAYAYNVKALREQEMEIARRAETAYEQVVAHWTPRPSKAARGRLKPAGLG, translated from the coding sequence ATGGACCTCCACCGCACCTTCGCCGAGGTGGTGGTGTGGGAGGACGGCCGGCTCAGGCATGCCGGCCGGGTCGACATGACCCGCAGCGGACTGGAGGGCTTTGCCCGCACCCTGCAGGCCAGCGATGAGGTGGTGATCGAGGCGACCGGCAACGCGATGGCCGTCTCGCATCTGCTAAAACCGCACGTGGCGCGGGTGGTGATCGCCAACCCGCTGCAGGTGAAGGCGATCGCCCATGCGCACGTGAAGACCGACAAGATCGACGCGGGCGTGCTCGCCAACCTCTATGCGGCGGGCTACCTGCCGGAGGTCTGGACGCCGGACGCGGCCACCGAGCGGCTGCGCCGGCTCGTGGCGCGGCGCAATCAGGTCGTGCGCCATCGCACGTGCCTCAAGAACGAGACCCACGCGATCCTGCACGCTCACCTCGTGCCGCCATGCCCGCACGCCGACCTGTTCAGCCGGGTCGGCCGAGCCTGGCTGGAACGGCAGGCGTTGCCCGACGACGAGCACGCGGCGGTGCGGCGGCACCTGCGCGAGTTCGATGCTCTGGGCGAGGACCTTGCCGTCCTCGATCGAGCGATCGGCGAAGCGACGGTCGACAGTCCCGTGGTGCGCCGCCTGCTCACCGTCACCGGCATCAACGTGACGGTGGCCGCCGGGCTCGCCGCCGCGATCGGCGACGTGCGCCGCTTCCCCAGCCCGCAGAAGTTGGTGAGCTACTTCGGGCTGAACCCGCGCGTGCGCCAATCCGGCCTCGGGCTCGCCCAGCACGGCCGCATCAGCAAGGCGGGGCGAAGCCATGCCCGAGCGATGCTGGTCGAGGCGGCCTGGGCCGCCGCCAAGGCCCCAGGGCCGCTGCACGCGTTCTTCGTGCGGGTGCGCGCCCGGCGCGGTCACCAGATCGCGGCGGTGGCCACGGCGCGCAAGCTCGCCGTGCTCTGCTGGCACCTGCTGACCAAGGAGGCGGACTATCTCTGGGCTCGCCCTGCCCTCGTGGCCACCAAGGTGCGCGGTCTCGAACTGCAGGCCGGTCTGCCGCAGAAGAAGGGCAACCGGCGCGGTCCAGCCTACGCCTACAACGTCAAGGCGTTACGCGAGCAGGAGATGGAGATCGCCCGGCGGGCGGAGACGGCTTACGAGCAGGTCGTGGCGCACTGGACGCCGCGTCCCTCAAAGGCGGCGCGCGGACGCCTCAAGCCGGCAGGGCTCGGATGA
- the trxA gene encoding thioredoxin translates to MATVKVTDASFRQDVLEASEPVVVDFWAEWCGPCQAIGPVLEEISSEMQGRVKIAKVNVDENPGIVSEYGIRPIPTLMIFKDGKLASQKVGAAPKGDLLRWIQSAIA, encoded by the coding sequence ATGGCAACCGTGAAGGTGACCGACGCGAGCTTCAGGCAGGATGTCCTCGAGGCCTCCGAGCCCGTCGTCGTCGATTTCTGGGCCGAGTGGTGCGGTCCCTGTCAGGCGATCGGGCCGGTGCTCGAGGAGATCTCGAGCGAGATGCAGGGCCGGGTGAAGATCGCCAAGGTGAACGTGGACGAGAACCCCGGCATCGTCTCGGAATACGGCATCCGCCCGATCCCGACCCTGATGATCTTCAAGGACGGCAAGCTCGCCAGCCAGAAGGTCGGGGCGGCGCCGAAGGGCGACCTGTTGCGCTGGATCCAGTCCGCGATCGCCTGA
- a CDS encoding redoxin domain-containing protein — MYIPGDKTICPIGDIIIYILVYGLQYGTKYNSMTSLQASRTSAYGSSTVSASLGATAMPLKERLIGDPAAEICVQTFLKGEPITTLAKGRVYVVVFWAIWCAPCKAAIPHLTALQLRHPQVPVIGVAVDWTDLGEIAAFVRDQGDAIGYRIAADLPLSPGERQGTMGRTWCRAAYNTAVPTAFIIDCDGRIAWIGDPLESDDPLAAVVEGRWDLAAAREKLEAVLQRDKVRELRRLEETVERHLAAGDRTGLLQAYDAAFAADPGLEPLRGLDKFALLLATRHAAALDYARHLIGAVVVDQIEPLIRLGTMLAKAAEQGTPAPDRPPAAAFSTLVPLIYRFSTMLAEAAEQGTASPDWPPAAANLALSAFTRAEALFGEGTDTITRVILADTAARALLVVGRTAEAADRARAARALAPAAFALEPDIDLAATISQLDQLVAHCDAAAGRRDGATCRLDEA; from the coding sequence GTGTATATTCCTGGTGATAAAACAATCTGTCCGATTGGCGACATTATAATCTATATTTTGGTATATGGTCTGCAATATGGAACTAAATATAATTCTATGACATCTTTGCAAGCTTCACGAACAAGCGCATACGGGTCGAGCACCGTGAGTGCTTCACTTGGAGCGACCGCCATGCCCCTGAAGGAACGACTGATCGGCGACCCCGCCGCGGAGATCTGCGTCCAGACCTTCCTGAAGGGCGAGCCGATCACGACCCTCGCGAAAGGCCGCGTCTATGTGGTCGTGTTCTGGGCGATCTGGTGCGCCCCATGCAAGGCGGCCATCCCGCATCTCACCGCCCTGCAGCTCCGGCATCCGCAGGTTCCGGTCATCGGCGTCGCCGTCGACTGGACGGATCTCGGCGAGATCGCGGCCTTCGTGCGCGATCAGGGCGACGCGATCGGCTACCGGATCGCGGCCGATCTGCCGCTCTCGCCCGGCGAGCGTCAGGGCACGATGGGCCGGACCTGGTGCCGGGCGGCCTATAATACCGCCGTCCCAACCGCCTTCATCATCGATTGCGACGGCCGGATCGCCTGGATCGGCGATCCCCTGGAGAGCGACGACCCGCTCGCCGCGGTGGTCGAGGGGCGCTGGGACCTCGCGGCGGCCCGAGAGAAACTGGAGGCGGTCCTGCAGCGCGACAAGGTGCGGGAGCTCCGGAGACTGGAGGAGACAGTCGAGCGCCATCTCGCCGCGGGAGACCGCACCGGCCTCCTGCAGGCCTACGACGCGGCGTTCGCGGCCGATCCCGGCCTCGAGCCACTCCGAGGTCTGGACAAGTTCGCGCTGCTGCTGGCCACCCGCCATGCGGCGGCCCTGGATTACGCGCGGCACCTGATCGGGGCGGTCGTCGTGGACCAGATTGAACCGCTCATCCGCCTCGGCACCATGCTGGCCAAGGCGGCCGAGCAGGGCACGCCGGCGCCGGACAGGCCTCCGGCCGCCGCTTTCTCCACACTCGTTCCGCTCATCTACCGCTTCAGCACCATGCTGGCCGAGGCGGCCGAGCAGGGCACGGCGTCGCCGGACTGGCCTCCGGCCGCCGCGAACCTGGCGCTGTCGGCGTTCACCCGGGCGGAGGCCTTGTTCGGCGAAGGGACCGACACCATCACGCGGGTGATTCTCGCGGACACCGCCGCCCGGGCCCTGCTCGTCGTCGGCCGGACCGCCGAGGCCGCCGACCGCGCCCGGGCGGCCCGTGCCCTCGCGCCCGCCGCCTTCGCCCTCGAGCCCGACATAGACCTGGCGGCGACCATCTCCCAACTCGACCAGCTCGTCGCGCACTGCGATGCGGCCGCCGGGCGCCGCGATGGAGCGACCTGCCGGCTCGACGAGGCGTGA
- a CDS encoding M16 family metallopeptidase: MKPRKHSLPHPTGRPGPALRLDAAPHGRAEAGGPEVASFTLDNGLDVVVIPDHRAPVATHMIWYRNGSADDPLGQSGIAHFLEHLMFKGTAKHPAGAFSKTVSSLGGQENAGTSFDLTNYYQRIARDNLKTMMEFEADRMTGLVLDESVVAPERDVVLEERRMRVETDPSAQLSEAMAASLFVHHPYGIPIIGWMHEIEELNRAHALAYYRRFYTPENAILVVAGDVTADEVRRLAEATYGQVAPRGERPVRLRPREPEPRAARRLSVADPKVEQPTLQRYYLAPSCITAREGEEHALELLAEVMGGGPTSYLYRSLVMEQGVAVSAHAWYVGAAKDDTRFSVYAVPAEGVSLEKLEEAVDTALRRLPSQALAPEAVERAKTRLVASMVYSSDNQFNLARIYGTVLAIGKSIEEVRRWPADIEAVEADRLATAAERYLTPARSVTGYLIKAHEADAAVA, translated from the coding sequence ATGAAACCGCGGAAGCACTCTCTCCCCCACCCGACCGGCAGACCCGGCCCCGCCCTGCGCCTCGATGCGGCGCCGCACGGGCGGGCCGAGGCGGGCGGGCCCGAGGTCGCGTCCTTCACCCTCGACAACGGCCTCGACGTGGTCGTCATCCCCGACCACCGGGCGCCCGTCGCCACCCACATGATCTGGTACCGCAACGGCTCGGCCGATGATCCGCTCGGCCAGTCCGGCATCGCGCATTTCCTCGAGCACCTGATGTTCAAGGGCACCGCGAAGCACCCGGCGGGCGCCTTCTCGAAGACGGTGTCGAGCCTGGGCGGGCAGGAGAACGCCGGCACCTCCTTCGACTTGACGAACTACTACCAGCGCATCGCCCGCGACAACCTGAAGACCATGATGGAGTTCGAGGCCGACCGGATGACCGGCCTCGTCCTCGACGAGTCCGTCGTCGCGCCGGAGCGGGACGTGGTGCTGGAGGAGCGCCGCATGCGGGTCGAGACCGACCCGAGCGCGCAGCTCTCCGAGGCGATGGCGGCCTCGCTCTTCGTCCACCACCCCTACGGCATCCCGATCATCGGCTGGATGCATGAGATCGAGGAGCTCAACCGCGCCCACGCGCTCGCCTATTACCGGCGATTCTACACGCCCGAGAACGCGATCCTGGTCGTGGCAGGCGACGTGACCGCCGACGAGGTGCGCCGCCTCGCCGAGGCCACCTACGGGCAGGTGGCGCCCCGCGGCGAGCGCCCGGTGCGCCTGCGCCCGCGCGAGCCCGAGCCCCGCGCCGCCCGACGCCTCAGCGTCGCGGATCCGAAGGTCGAGCAGCCCACGCTGCAGCGCTACTACCTCGCGCCCTCCTGCATCACCGCCCGGGAGGGAGAGGAGCACGCCCTCGAACTCCTCGCCGAGGTGATGGGCGGCGGGCCGACCTCCTACCTCTACCGCTCGCTGGTGATGGAGCAGGGCGTCGCCGTGAGTGCCCACGCCTGGTACGTGGGCGCGGCCAAGGACGACACCCGCTTCTCGGTCTACGCGGTGCCGGCCGAGGGCGTCTCCCTGGAGAAGCTGGAGGAGGCGGTCGACACGGCCCTCCGGCGCCTGCCCTCTCAGGCTCTCGCCCCCGAGGCGGTGGAGCGGGCCAAGACCCGGCTCGTCGCCTCGATGGTCTATTCCTCGGACAACCAGTTCAACCTCGCCAGGATCTACGGCACGGTGCTCGCCATCGGCAAGAGCATCGAGGAGGTGCGCCGCTGGCCCGCCGACATCGAGGCCGTGGAGGCGGACCGGCTCGCGACTGCGGCCGAGCGCTACCTCACCCCGGCTCGCTCCGTGACCGGCTACCTGATCAAGGCCCACGAGGCCGATGCGGCCGTCGCCTGA
- a CDS encoding M16 family metallopeptidase — protein sequence MADPSIQTAALATPSSPVKARSVIAASGVEAWHVESPVVPLVALAFTFEGGAAQDPEGKSGAVQMLSWLLDEGAGPYGSDAFQERLAARAIELNFHARPDAIGGSLRMLVKHADEAIELLALALAEPRFDEAAVERARAQMLMRIRRQQNDPGVMASRRFFAEAYPGHPYGRPSGGTLESVASITRGDLVALHRRLISRARVKVAAVGAIGEAALQRALDAAFGRLSEGGPLAEVPPTRIAGLGRRVVVDLDVPQSVIRFGTDGVPWRDPDYFPACVLNHILGGGAFTSRLFQAVREKRGLAYSVGTSLVSHRAASMTWGYTATKNERVGEALSVIGEEIARLTRDGPSDEELQKAKDNLTGSYALGFGTSTEIAGRLVQVAFEGLGIDYISRRNGLIAAVTQDDIRRAAARTLGDGRLLVVAAGRPTEI from the coding sequence ATGGCCGACCCCAGCATCCAGACTGCCGCCCTCGCCACCCCCTCTTCCCCGGTCAAGGCCAGGTCCGTGATCGCCGCAAGCGGTGTCGAGGCGTGGCACGTCGAGTCCCCCGTCGTCCCGCTGGTCGCGCTCGCCTTCACCTTCGAGGGCGGCGCCGCCCAGGACCCGGAGGGCAAGTCCGGCGCGGTGCAGATGCTGTCGTGGCTTCTCGACGAGGGCGCCGGCCCCTACGGCTCGGACGCCTTCCAGGAGCGGCTCGCCGCCCGGGCGATCGAACTGAACTTCCACGCCAGGCCGGACGCCATCGGCGGCTCGCTCAGGATGCTGGTCAAGCACGCGGACGAAGCGATCGAGCTTCTGGCACTCGCCCTCGCCGAGCCCCGCTTCGACGAGGCGGCGGTCGAGCGCGCGCGCGCGCAGATGCTGATGAGGATCCGCCGCCAGCAGAACGACCCGGGCGTGATGGCCTCGCGCCGCTTCTTCGCCGAGGCCTATCCGGGCCATCCCTATGGCCGCCCCTCCGGGGGCACGCTCGAGAGCGTGGCGAGCATCACCCGCGGCGACCTCGTGGCGCTGCACCGCCGGCTGATCAGCCGCGCGCGGGTCAAGGTCGCGGCAGTGGGCGCGATCGGCGAGGCGGCGCTGCAGCGGGCCCTCGACGCGGCCTTCGGCCGCCTCTCCGAGGGCGGACCGCTCGCCGAGGTGCCGCCGACGCGGATCGCCGGCCTCGGCCGCCGGGTCGTGGTGGATCTCGACGTGCCGCAATCGGTGATCCGCTTCGGCACCGACGGCGTGCCGTGGCGCGACCCGGACTACTTCCCGGCCTGCGTGCTCAACCACATCCTGGGCGGCGGCGCCTTCACGTCGCGGCTGTTCCAGGCGGTGCGCGAGAAGCGCGGCCTTGCCTATTCGGTAGGCACTTCCCTGGTGAGCCACCGGGCCGCCTCGATGACCTGGGGCTACACTGCCACTAAGAACGAGCGCGTGGGCGAGGCTCTGTCGGTGATCGGCGAGGAGATCGCGCGGCTCACCCGTGACGGGCCCTCCGACGAGGAGCTGCAGAAGGCCAAGGACAACCTCACCGGCTCCTACGCGCTCGGCTTCGGCACCTCGACGGAGATCGCCGGCCGGCTCGTCCAGGTAGCCTTCGAGGGGCTCGGCATCGACTATATCAGCCGCCGCAACGGCCTGATCGCCGCAGTGACCCAGGACGACATCCGCCGCGCCGCCGCCCGCACCCTCGGCGACGGCCGCCTTCTGGTGGTGGCCGCGGGGCGCCCGACCGAGATCTAG
- a CDS encoding SDR family oxidoreductase has translation MSNGPQKIALVTGAGSGVGRAVALGLAGAGYDVVLSGRRPEPLAAVQAEIEAKGRRALAHPTDVGDEASVAGLFSALVETFGRLDLLFNNAGIGAPPVPIDELPVATWRAVVDTNLTGAFLCTREAFRLMKAQSPRGGRIVNNGSISAYAPRPNSAPYTATKHAISGLTRSSSLDGRAFDIACGQIDIGNAGTEMTARMQSGVLQADGSTRSEPVMDVRHVADAVVYMAGLPLDANVQFMTVMATKMPYIGRG, from the coding sequence ATGAGCAACGGGCCGCAGAAGATCGCGCTGGTGACGGGGGCCGGGTCGGGCGTCGGGCGGGCGGTGGCCCTCGGCCTCGCCGGGGCCGGCTACGACGTCGTGCTCTCCGGGCGCCGGCCCGAACCCCTCGCGGCCGTCCAGGCCGAGATCGAGGCGAAGGGCCGCCGCGCCCTCGCCCATCCGACCGATGTCGGGGACGAGGCCTCGGTCGCCGGCCTGTTCTCCGCCCTCGTCGAGACCTTCGGCCGGCTCGACCTCCTGTTCAACAATGCCGGGATCGGCGCGCCGCCCGTGCCCATCGACGAATTGCCCGTCGCCACGTGGCGCGCGGTGGTCGATACCAACCTCACCGGCGCCTTCCTGTGCACGCGCGAGGCCTTCCGGCTGATGAAGGCGCAGTCGCCCCGCGGCGGGCGCATCGTCAACAACGGCTCGATCTCCGCCTACGCGCCGCGCCCGAACTCGGCGCCCTACACCGCGACCAAGCACGCGATCAGCGGGCTCACCCGCTCCAGCTCCCTCGACGGCCGCGCCTTCGACATCGCCTGCGGGCAGATCGACATCGGCAATGCCGGGACCGAGATGACCGCCCGGATGCAGAGCGGCGTGCTGCAGGCGGACGGCTCGACCCGGAGCGAGCCCGTGATGGACGTGCGCCACGTCGCCGATGCCGTCGTCTACATGGCGGGCCTGCCCCTCGACGCCAACGTGCAGTTCATGACCGTCATGGCGACGAAGATGCCCTATATCGGCCGCGGCTGA
- a CDS encoding peptide chain release factor 3, whose protein sequence is MLMQTNPTTAPTRPADPVARRRTFAIISHPDAGKTTLTEKLLLFGGAIQLAGEVKAKRNRIATRSDWMGIEKERGISVVTSVMTFEYGDCVFNLLDTPGHEDFSEDTYRTLTAVDSAVMVIDAAKGIEARTRKLFEVCRLRDIPIVTFVNKLDREARDPFDLLDEIEKTLALDVAPVTWPIGRGRSFAGTYDLAARRVRRLDAADEAGTVPVSGFDDPLFDALLPEPGAAQAWREEAELAAAGCKPFDLAAFREGHLTPVFFGSALRNFGVRDLIDGLASVAPPPRGQSADRREVEPGEPKMTGFVFKIQANMDPNHRDRIAFLRVCSGRLSRGMKARLVRTGKPISLSAPQFFFAQDRAIADEAYAGDVVGIPNHGTLRIGDTLTEGEDLVFRGVPSFAPEILRRIKLTDAMKAKKLREALQQMGEEGVVQLFLPHDGSAAIVGVVGALQLDVLKERLQAEYGLPIDYEATRFTICRWIEAANPAELDKFVGAHGSSMAADLDGAPVFMATTAFSLRYEQERWTEIRFSDVKDYQKRAAA, encoded by the coding sequence ATGTTGATGCAGACCAATCCCACGACCGCGCCGACGCGGCCCGCCGACCCGGTCGCGCGCCGCCGCACCTTCGCGATCATCTCCCACCCGGATGCCGGCAAGACCACGCTCACCGAGAAGCTGCTGCTCTTCGGCGGCGCGATCCAGCTCGCCGGCGAGGTCAAGGCCAAGCGCAACCGCATCGCCACGCGCTCCGACTGGATGGGCATCGAGAAGGAGCGCGGCATCTCGGTCGTGACCTCGGTCATGACCTTCGAGTACGGCGATTGCGTCTTCAACCTGCTCGACACTCCCGGCCACGAGGACTTCTCGGAGGACACGTACCGCACCCTCACTGCGGTCGATTCCGCCGTGATGGTGATCGACGCCGCCAAGGGCATCGAGGCGCGCACCCGCAAGCTGTTCGAGGTCTGCCGCCTGCGCGACATCCCGATCGTCACCTTCGTCAACAAGCTCGACCGGGAGGCCCGCGACCCGTTCGACCTCCTCGACGAGATCGAGAAGACGCTCGCCCTCGACGTCGCCCCGGTGACCTGGCCGATCGGGCGCGGGCGCAGCTTCGCGGGCACCTACGACCTCGCCGCCCGCCGCGTGCGCCGCCTCGACGCGGCCGACGAGGCCGGGACCGTGCCGGTCTCCGGCTTCGACGACCCGCTCTTCGACGCGCTCCTCCCCGAGCCCGGCGCCGCGCAGGCCTGGCGCGAGGAGGCCGAACTCGCCGCGGCCGGCTGCAAGCCCTTCGACCTCGCGGCCTTCCGGGAGGGGCACCTCACCCCGGTCTTCTTCGGCTCGGCGCTGCGCAATTTCGGGGTGCGCGACCTGATCGACGGGCTCGCCAGCGTCGCGCCCCCGCCGCGCGGCCAATCGGCCGACCGGCGCGAGGTCGAGCCCGGCGAGCCCAAGATGACCGGCTTCGTCTTCAAGATCCAGGCGAACATGGACCCCAACCACCGGGACCGGATCGCCTTCCTGCGGGTCTGCTCGGGCCGGCTGTCGCGGGGCATGAAGGCGCGGCTGGTGCGCACCGGCAAGCCGATCTCGCTCTCCGCCCCGCAATTCTTCTTCGCCCAGGACCGCGCCATCGCGGACGAGGCCTATGCGGGCGACGTGGTCGGCATCCCCAATCACGGCACCCTGCGCATCGGCGACACCCTCACCGAGGGCGAGGACCTCGTCTTCCGCGGCGTGCCGAGCTTCGCGCCCGAGATCCTGCGGCGCATCAAGCTCACCGACGCCATGAAGGCCAAGAAGCTGCGCGAGGCCCTGCAGCAGATGGGCGAGGAGGGGGTGGTGCAGCTCTTCCTGCCCCATGACGGCTCGGCCGCCATCGTGGGCGTGGTCGGCGCGCTGCAGCTCGACGTGCTGAAGGAGCGGCTCCAGGCCGAGTACGGGCTGCCCATCGACTACGAGGCGACGCGCTTCACCATCTGCCGCTGGATCGAGGCCGCGAACCCCGCCGAGCTCGACAAGTTCGTGGGCGCGCACGGCTCCTCCATGGCCGCCGACCTCGACGGAGCCCCCGTCTTCATGGCGACCACCGCCTTCTCGCTGCGCTACGAGCAGGAGCGCTGGACCGAGATCCGCTTCTCCGACGTGAAGGATTACCAGAAGCGCGCCGCGGCCTGA
- a CDS encoding response regulator, producing the protein MSDAPPILIVDDQVKLLRLVTELMNRLGFPEVDGATDGPQALEMLRARKYGLVISDLDMEPMDGIQLLREIRADDTLVNTPFILTETAFGFEDINVAHLAGADAFILKPFDLALLKAKLKQVLNRRPRKRERVPPSDSPLTSEFPMLGKV; encoded by the coding sequence ATGAGCGACGCTCCTCCGATCCTCATCGTCGACGATCAGGTGAAGCTCCTTCGCCTCGTCACCGAACTGATGAACCGGCTCGGCTTTCCGGAGGTCGACGGGGCGACGGACGGGCCTCAGGCGCTCGAGATGCTCCGCGCGCGCAAGTACGGCCTCGTGATCTCGGACCTCGACATGGAGCCGATGGACGGGATCCAGCTCCTGCGCGAGATCCGCGCCGACGACACCCTGGTGAACACGCCCTTCATCCTCACCGAGACGGCCTTCGGGTTCGAGGACATCAACGTGGCGCACCTCGCGGGGGCCGACGCCTTCATCCTCAAGCCCTTCGACCTCGCCCTGCTGAAGGCGAAGCTCAAGCAGGTGCTGAACCGCCGCCCGCGCAAGCGCGAGCGCGTTCCGCCGTCGGATTCGCCGCTCACGAGCGAGTTCCCGATGCTCGGCAAGGTCTGA
- a CDS encoding BLUF domain-containing protein, which yields MRSKRNNLIHLIYFSRALLSAEPGTRARELGEIARHAQKRNEFSVITSFLLLEQGYFIQVLEGERQSVQDTFARIANDRRHRDVQIIEWREIVKREFFTSFNIVQRNAANDALFQKANILPMLQRGTPKAGIVHNLARALQADSMAKQGIDHLFV from the coding sequence ATGCGCAGCAAGCGGAACAACCTCATCCACCTGATCTACTTCTCGCGCGCGCTGCTCTCCGCCGAGCCGGGGACGCGCGCGCGGGAACTCGGCGAGATCGCCCGCCACGCGCAGAAGCGCAACGAGTTCTCGGTCATCACGAGCTTCCTGCTCCTGGAGCAGGGCTACTTCATCCAGGTGCTGGAGGGCGAGCGCCAATCCGTGCAGGACACCTTCGCGCGCATCGCCAACGACCGGCGCCACCGCGACGTCCAGATCATCGAGTGGCGCGAGATCGTCAAGCGCGAGTTCTTCACCTCGTTCAACATCGTCCAGCGCAACGCGGCGAATGATGCCCTGTTTCAGAAGGCCAACATCCTGCCGATGCTCCAGCGCGGAACGCCGAAGGCGGGAATCGTCCACAATCTCGCGCGGGCGTTGCAGGCCGACTCGATGGCCAAGCAGGGCATCGATCACCTCTTCGTCTGA
- a CDS encoding flagellar hook protein FlgE, translating into MDVFSAMQTAVSGLQAQAFSLNNISGNIANAQTTGYRRIDTTFADLLAEQPNDRQTSGSVAASSQFTNTLQGNIASTGITTNMALNGGGFFVVRTPSATSGGQPSFTSQDLYTRRGDFAVDKDGYLVNGAGSYLVGQSLDPRTGQATGNGVIRIGNQALPAQATTTISYAANLPSTPGTTGPAVLGALAGGDVRVMSGTSASPATVAASDSGSFLASSLSGGSLTAYSAAGGPVNLQLRWAKVAAADSAAGTGDTWNLFYAKQNGTDSTATAWTNAGTAFTFNASGQLTTPAGGSATIPNVTVDGVPLGTLTLNTASGGLTQYGAAGGQVTTNTLQQNGSASGTLRSLAVTSDGRVTGTYSNGTTATLAQVGIARFNAPDALKAESLGNYAQTVESGGPVSGLAGTTVVGGNVEQSNTDTANEFSKLIITQQAYSANTRVMSTAQQMMSDLVNIIR; encoded by the coding sequence ATGGACGTTTTCAGCGCGATGCAGACCGCGGTCTCGGGCCTCCAGGCCCAGGCCTTCTCGCTCAACAACATCTCGGGCAACATCGCGAATGCCCAGACCACGGGCTATCGCCGCATCGACACGACCTTCGCCGACCTGCTGGCGGAGCAGCCGAACGACCGGCAGACCAGCGGCTCGGTGGCGGCCTCGTCCCAGTTCACCAACACGCTGCAGGGCAACATCGCCTCGACCGGCATCACCACCAACATGGCGCTCAACGGGGGCGGCTTCTTCGTGGTGCGCACCCCGAGCGCGACGAGCGGCGGGCAGCCGAGCTTCACGAGCCAGGACCTCTACACCCGCCGCGGCGACTTCGCCGTCGACAAGGACGGCTACCTCGTGAACGGGGCCGGCTCCTACCTGGTGGGCCAGAGCCTCGATCCCCGGACCGGCCAGGCGACCGGGAACGGGGTCATCCGGATCGGGAACCAAGCGCTGCCGGCCCAGGCCACCACCACCATCAGCTACGCGGCCAACCTGCCGAGCACGCCCGGCACCACGGGACCGGCCGTGCTCGGCGCCCTCGCGGGGGGCGACGTGCGGGTGATGTCGGGCACCAGCGCGAGCCCCGCCACGGTGGCGGCCTCCGACAGCGGCAGCTTCCTCGCCTCCAGCCTCTCGGGCGGGTCGCTCACCGCCTATTCGGCGGCCGGCGGGCCCGTGAACCTGCAGCTGCGCTGGGCCAAGGTCGCCGCCGCGGACAGCGCCGCGGGCACCGGCGACACCTGGAACCTGTTCTACGCCAAGCAGAACGGCACGGACTCGACCGCCACCGCCTGGACCAATGCGGGGACCGCCTTCACGTTCAACGCCAGCGGCCAGCTCACGACGCCGGCCGGCGGTTCGGCCACGATCCCGAACGTCACGGTCGACGGCGTCCCGCTCGGCACGCTCACGCTGAACACGGCGTCGGGCGGCCTCACCCAGTACGGCGCGGCGGGCGGCCAGGTGACGACCAATACCCTGCAGCAGAACGGCTCCGCCTCCGGCACGCTCAGGAGCTTGGCGGTGACCAGCGACGGCCGCGTCACCGGCACCTACTCGAACGGCACCACCGCCACCCTCGCGCAGGTCGGCATCGCCCGGTTCAACGCCCCCGACGCGCTCAAGGCCGAGTCGCTCGGCAACTACGCCCAGACGGTGGAATCGGGCGGCCCGGTCTCGGGCCTCGCCGGCACCACCGTCGTGGGCGGCAACGTCGAGCAGTCGAACACCGACACGGCCAACGAGTTCTCGAAGCTCATCATCACGCAGCAGGCCTATTCGGCCAACACGCGGGTGATGTCGACCGCCCAGCAGATGATGTCCGACCTCGTCAACATCATCCGGTGA